The genomic region ATATGAGCTTTTTAAAAGATGAAGGTGGACAAGGAGCAGCTGAATATATCTTATTGTTTGGTGGAGTTATCGTTATAGCAATAGCTGCACTACTAATATATCGAGCATACTTCAGCAGTAACTCTGGACTAAACGCAGCAAGTGATATAAATAACGTCAGAGGAAACATACCAGCTAACGGTTAACTAAAAAATAACCCCATAAATAATTCCCAAATTTTGTGGGGGTTTTTTTCTTTTTT from Methanobacterium sp. harbors:
- a CDS encoding class III signal peptide-containing protein, translating into MSFLKDEGGQGAAEYILLFGGVIVIAIAALLIYRAYFSSNSGLNAASDINNVRGNIPANG